In Eriocheir sinensis breed Jianghai 21 chromosome 8, ASM2467909v1, whole genome shotgun sequence, the following proteins share a genomic window:
- the LOC126995635 gene encoding RNA-binding protein 5-like isoform X2, with product MEHLHGVVVSATSCESADLGLNLGWGSRSTAHPAVPIKGQGLGLTEMINAMAAQQHMYTAAAAYGSLEAAAYAQYPQYVTQSSLLQGAYIASAPAPGGARGHGRSSLDPYDSYAAAAYEPEPPRHRERRDRDDRRRDRDRDRDRDRRDRDRDRRDRDRDRDRDRDRDRDRDRDRDRDRDRWRDDDRDRSPRRDRDHRDYRDYDHHRDHYEEERTDYKSQPPNNTIMVRGLAQHITENDIRADILACNLMPKDIRLVRKKESGASRGFAFVEFTTVHDATRWMEAKQGVLILQDVYRATLQYSIPKESSERQSKASQDWFCIRCGAHNFKRRDSCFKCSAPRHESEAGEEGSDEVCTYPTNTLLLRGLDVLSTEESVLQGIQHAGSDLPIRSVRIGRDPLTNTSRGVCYIELNSVLDSMQLHNKLAHSPPTIDNKQVTISYCKLNQNNGNNNNSGNNWSSQQQQQQYHQPAEYTAGADIKQLAEYSASLYAQTPEEHASYVQYYTMYYQQQAQAYQQNQQQQGSSNQSDSVNAAAAVAQSALQAMHQKSAASTASSAAAAAAAAAAAAAAAAAAAASQSTASTATTTTTTTTSEQTATTTTTTSTSSEGAQTQSGDYPTYPAPDVSTYQYDETSGYYYDPTTTLYYDASSQYYYNAESGQYLYWDAEKSTYLPAPIGEDGHMGKKGDKKEKERDKQDKVKVAKKIAKDMERWAKAQNKRNESSVGSKVALAEPAGGAKGEGGGTGAADAAFAVLLERRDRAALVEKQAQVFHMHMKKEAPPVLAGLKKSGLVAAYGGEGSDSEEEGASGLNNLAGDDRWEDKLVDYVKMACLLCKRQFPNKEALGRHVQLSDLHKTNLETMRKTRGSGEGGGAGLTSAQYRDRAKERRQKYGEPSVPAPNKLKERYIASREEVAASKYEEPTKQGIGSDNIGNKLLKKMGWTDGQGLGKANQGRTSIIETERRVATAGLGLQGSTYSVVGDSYKDCVKKMMFHRYQELDAQEKNTKN from the exons CAcctccatggtgtagtggttagtgcGACTAGCTGTGAATCCGCAGACCTTGGTTTGAATCTGGGCTGGGGCAGTCGcagcacagcccacccagctgttcctaTCAAG GGCCAGGGCCTTGGTCTTACTGAGATGATCAACGCCATGGCTGCCCAGCAACACATGTACACAGCGGCTGCAGCATATGGTAGTTTAGAGGCTGCAGCGTATGCCCAGTATCCACAGTATGTAACACAA TCATCCCTGTTGCAGGGTGCATACATTGCCTCAGCCCCAGCCCCAGGTGGTGCACGAGGCCATGGTCGCAGCAGCCTTGACCCCTACGATAGTTACGCTGCTGCTGCCTATGAACCTGAGCCCCCGCGCCACCGTGAACGCCGGGACAGGGATGACCGccgcagagacagagacagggataGGGACCGGGACAGGAGGGACAGGGACCGGGACCGCAGAGACAGGGATCGGGACCGAGATCGCGACAGGGACAGGGACCGTGACagggacagagatagagacagagaccgTGATCGCTGGAGGGATGATGACAGGGACCGCAGTCCTCGCCGAGACCGTGATCACAGGGATTACCGAGACTACGACCACCACCGAGACCA ctATGAAGAGGAACGAACAGATTATAAGTCACAACCTCCAAACAATACCATCATGGTGCGAGGACTGGCACAGCACATCACAGAAAATGAT ATACGAGCAGATATCTTAGCCTGTAACCTCATGCCAAAAGATATCCGACTCGTCAGGAAGAAAGAATCAG GTGCATCAAGAGGCTTTGCCTTCGTGGAGTTTACGACGGTACATGACGCCACACGGTGGATGGAAGCCAAACAG GGTGTCCTCATTCTGCAAGATGTGTATAGAGCAACACTGCAGTATTCGATTCCAAAGGAGTCATCGGAGAGACAGTCAAAAGCATCACAAGATTGGTTTTGTATCAGA TGTGGTGCTCACAATTTCAAGCGAAGAGATTCCTGCTTTAAATGCTCAGCTCCTCGACATGAGTCAGAAGCTGGAGAAGAGGGCAGTGATGAAGTATGCACCTACCCAACCAACA CACTACTACTCCGTGGACTGGATGTGCTGAGCACGGAGGAGAGTGTGTTACAAGGGATTCAGCATGCTGGCAGTGACCTGCCCATTCGGTCAGTGCGCATTGGCAGGGACCCGCTCACCAACACGTCCAGGGGAGTCTGCTACATTGAACTGAACTCTGTGCTTGACTCAATGCAGCTTCATAATAAGCTTGCTCATTCTCCCCCCACTATTGACAATAAACAG GTGACCATATCGTACTGCAAGCTGAACCagaataatggaaataataataattcag GCAATAATTGGTCaagccagcagcagcaacagcagtaccACCAACCAGCAGAATACACTGCAGGGGCTGACATTAAGCAGCTTGCAGAGTACAGTGCCTCCCTGTATGCACAGACTCCTGAGGAACATGCTTCCTATGTACAATACTACACTATGTACTACCAACAGCAGGCGCAG GCATACCAGCAAAACCAGCAGCAACAAGGGAGCTCTAACCAGTCAGACTCAGTCAATGCTGCAGCAGCTGTTGCTCAGTCTGCCTTACAAGCAATGCATCAGAAGTCAGCAGCCTCAACTGCATCAAGTGcagcggctgctgctgctgctgccgccgccgctgctgctgctgctgcagctgcTGCAGCTTCACAGAGTACTGCAAGcacagccaccactaccaccaccaccaccacctcagagcAGACAGCTACAACAACCACAACTACGTCCACAAGCTCTGAAGGTGCCCAAACACAGAGTGGGGATTATCCCACTTACC CTGCTCCTGATGTAAGCACTTATCAGTATGATGAAACGTCTGGCTACTACTATGACCCTACCACAACCCTCTACTATGATGCCAGCAGCCAGTACTACTACAATGCAGAATCTGGCCAGTACTTGTACTGGGATGCAGAAAAGTCCACCTACCTACCAGCTCCCATTGGTGAAGATGGTCATATGGGCaagaagggagacaagaaggagaaggaaagagataagcaaGACAAG GTCAAAGTAGCCAAGAAAATAGCCAAAGATATGGAGAGGTGGGCCAAAGCTcagaataaaaggaatgaaagttCTGTAGGCAGTAAAGTTGCTTTAGCTGAACCAGCAGGAGGAGctaagggtgaaggagggggcaCAGGAGCTGCTGATGCTGCCTTCGCTGTCTTACTGGAACGCAGGGATCGAGCTGCTCTAGTGGAAAAGCAAGCACAGGTGTTCCATATGCACATGAAGAAGGAAGCTCCCCCT GTGTTAGCTGGGCTGAAGAAGTCTGGCCTAGTAGCAGCCTACGGAGGTGAAGGTAGTGACAGCGAGGAAGAAGGTGCATCTGGTCTGAATAACCTTGCTGGGGATGACAGATGGGAAGACAAACTTGTTGACTATGTCAAGATGGCCTGTCTACTCTGCAAGCGACAGTTCCCTAATAAAGAAGCACTTGGCAG GCATGTCCAGCTGTCAGACCTTCACAAGACCAACCTTGAGACCATGAGAAAGACCAGGGGCTcaggagagggaggtggtgcaggcCTCACCTCAGCCCAGTACAGGGACAGAGCTAAAGAAAGGCGACAGAAATACGGTGAACCCAGTGTGCCAGCACCCAATAAACTGAAG GAGCGATACATTGCCTCAAGGGAAGAAGTGGCTGCCTCAAAGTATGAAGAACCAACCAAGCAAGGCATTGGTAGTGACAACATCGGTAATAAACTTCTTAAAAAGATGGGGTGGACTGACGGACAAGGTCTCGGAAAAGCTAACCAGGGTCGAACATCAATCATTGAAACAGAGAGACGTGTTGCTACTGCTGGTCTAGGCCTTCAAGGCAGCACATACAGTGTTGTGGGTGACAGTTACAAGGATTGTGTCAAAAAGATGATGTTTCACAGATACCAGGAGCTAGATGCACAGGAGAAGAATACAAAGAATTAA
- the LOC126995635 gene encoding RNA-binding protein 5-like isoform X4, translating into MEHLHGVVVSATSCESADLGLNLGWGSRSTAHPAVPIKGQGLGLTEMINAMAAQQHMYTAAAAYGSLEAAAYAQYPQYVTQGAYIASAPAPGGARGHGRSSLDPYDSYAAAAYEPEPPRHRERRDRDDRRRDRDRDRDRDRRDRDRDRRDRDRDRDRDRDRDRDRDRDRDRDRDRWRDDDRDRSPRRDRDHRDYRDYDHHRDHYEEERTDYKSQPPNNTIMVRGLAQHITENDIRADILACNLMPKDIRLVRKKESGASRGFAFVEFTTVHDATRWMEAKQGVLILQDVYRATLQYSIPKESSERQSKASQDWFCIRCGAHNFKRRDSCFKCSAPRHESEAGEEGSDEVCTYPTNTLLLRGLDVLSTEESVLQGIQHAGSDLPIRSVRIGRDPLTNTSRGVCYIELNSVLDSMQLHNKLAHSPPTIDNKQVTISYCKLNQNNGNNNNSGNNWSSQQQQQQYHQPAEYTAGADIKQLAEYSASLYAQTPEEHASYVQYYTMYYQQQAQAYQQNQQQQGSSNQSDSVNAAAAVAQSALQAMHQKSAASTASSAAAAAAAAAAAAAAAAAAAASQSTASTATTTTTTTTSEQTATTTTTTSTSSEGAQTQSGDYPTYPAPDVSTYQYDETSGYYYDPTTTLYYDASSQYYYNAESGQYLYWDAEKSTYLPAPIGEDGHMGKKGDKKEKERDKQDKVKVAKKIAKDMERWAKAQNKRNESSVGSKVALAEPAGGAKGEGGGTGAADAAFAVLLERRDRAALVEKQAQVFHMHMKKEAPPVLAGLKKSGLVAAYGGEGSDSEEEGASGLNNLAGDDRWEDKLVDYVKMACLLCKRQFPNKEALGRHVQLSDLHKTNLETMRKTRGSGEGGGAGLTSAQYRDRAKERRQKYGEPSVPAPNKLKERYIASREEVAASKYEEPTKQGIGSDNIGNKLLKKMGWTDGQGLGKANQGRTSIIETERRVATAGLGLQGSTYSVVGDSYKDCVKKMMFHRYQELDAQEKNTKN; encoded by the exons CAcctccatggtgtagtggttagtgcGACTAGCTGTGAATCCGCAGACCTTGGTTTGAATCTGGGCTGGGGCAGTCGcagcacagcccacccagctgttcctaTCAAG GGCCAGGGCCTTGGTCTTACTGAGATGATCAACGCCATGGCTGCCCAGCAACACATGTACACAGCGGCTGCAGCATATGGTAGTTTAGAGGCTGCAGCGTATGCCCAGTATCCACAGTATGTAACACAA GGTGCATACATTGCCTCAGCCCCAGCCCCAGGTGGTGCACGAGGCCATGGTCGCAGCAGCCTTGACCCCTACGATAGTTACGCTGCTGCTGCCTATGAACCTGAGCCCCCGCGCCACCGTGAACGCCGGGACAGGGATGACCGccgcagagacagagacagggataGGGACCGGGACAGGAGGGACAGGGACCGGGACCGCAGAGACAGGGATCGGGACCGAGATCGCGACAGGGACAGGGACCGTGACagggacagagatagagacagagaccgTGATCGCTGGAGGGATGATGACAGGGACCGCAGTCCTCGCCGAGACCGTGATCACAGGGATTACCGAGACTACGACCACCACCGAGACCA ctATGAAGAGGAACGAACAGATTATAAGTCACAACCTCCAAACAATACCATCATGGTGCGAGGACTGGCACAGCACATCACAGAAAATGAT ATACGAGCAGATATCTTAGCCTGTAACCTCATGCCAAAAGATATCCGACTCGTCAGGAAGAAAGAATCAG GTGCATCAAGAGGCTTTGCCTTCGTGGAGTTTACGACGGTACATGACGCCACACGGTGGATGGAAGCCAAACAG GGTGTCCTCATTCTGCAAGATGTGTATAGAGCAACACTGCAGTATTCGATTCCAAAGGAGTCATCGGAGAGACAGTCAAAAGCATCACAAGATTGGTTTTGTATCAGA TGTGGTGCTCACAATTTCAAGCGAAGAGATTCCTGCTTTAAATGCTCAGCTCCTCGACATGAGTCAGAAGCTGGAGAAGAGGGCAGTGATGAAGTATGCACCTACCCAACCAACA CACTACTACTCCGTGGACTGGATGTGCTGAGCACGGAGGAGAGTGTGTTACAAGGGATTCAGCATGCTGGCAGTGACCTGCCCATTCGGTCAGTGCGCATTGGCAGGGACCCGCTCACCAACACGTCCAGGGGAGTCTGCTACATTGAACTGAACTCTGTGCTTGACTCAATGCAGCTTCATAATAAGCTTGCTCATTCTCCCCCCACTATTGACAATAAACAG GTGACCATATCGTACTGCAAGCTGAACCagaataatggaaataataataattcag GCAATAATTGGTCaagccagcagcagcaacagcagtaccACCAACCAGCAGAATACACTGCAGGGGCTGACATTAAGCAGCTTGCAGAGTACAGTGCCTCCCTGTATGCACAGACTCCTGAGGAACATGCTTCCTATGTACAATACTACACTATGTACTACCAACAGCAGGCGCAG GCATACCAGCAAAACCAGCAGCAACAAGGGAGCTCTAACCAGTCAGACTCAGTCAATGCTGCAGCAGCTGTTGCTCAGTCTGCCTTACAAGCAATGCATCAGAAGTCAGCAGCCTCAACTGCATCAAGTGcagcggctgctgctgctgctgccgccgccgctgctgctgctgctgcagctgcTGCAGCTTCACAGAGTACTGCAAGcacagccaccactaccaccaccaccaccacctcagagcAGACAGCTACAACAACCACAACTACGTCCACAAGCTCTGAAGGTGCCCAAACACAGAGTGGGGATTATCCCACTTACC CTGCTCCTGATGTAAGCACTTATCAGTATGATGAAACGTCTGGCTACTACTATGACCCTACCACAACCCTCTACTATGATGCCAGCAGCCAGTACTACTACAATGCAGAATCTGGCCAGTACTTGTACTGGGATGCAGAAAAGTCCACCTACCTACCAGCTCCCATTGGTGAAGATGGTCATATGGGCaagaagggagacaagaaggagaaggaaagagataagcaaGACAAG GTCAAAGTAGCCAAGAAAATAGCCAAAGATATGGAGAGGTGGGCCAAAGCTcagaataaaaggaatgaaagttCTGTAGGCAGTAAAGTTGCTTTAGCTGAACCAGCAGGAGGAGctaagggtgaaggagggggcaCAGGAGCTGCTGATGCTGCCTTCGCTGTCTTACTGGAACGCAGGGATCGAGCTGCTCTAGTGGAAAAGCAAGCACAGGTGTTCCATATGCACATGAAGAAGGAAGCTCCCCCT GTGTTAGCTGGGCTGAAGAAGTCTGGCCTAGTAGCAGCCTACGGAGGTGAAGGTAGTGACAGCGAGGAAGAAGGTGCATCTGGTCTGAATAACCTTGCTGGGGATGACAGATGGGAAGACAAACTTGTTGACTATGTCAAGATGGCCTGTCTACTCTGCAAGCGACAGTTCCCTAATAAAGAAGCACTTGGCAG GCATGTCCAGCTGTCAGACCTTCACAAGACCAACCTTGAGACCATGAGAAAGACCAGGGGCTcaggagagggaggtggtgcaggcCTCACCTCAGCCCAGTACAGGGACAGAGCTAAAGAAAGGCGACAGAAATACGGTGAACCCAGTGTGCCAGCACCCAATAAACTGAAG GAGCGATACATTGCCTCAAGGGAAGAAGTGGCTGCCTCAAAGTATGAAGAACCAACCAAGCAAGGCATTGGTAGTGACAACATCGGTAATAAACTTCTTAAAAAGATGGGGTGGACTGACGGACAAGGTCTCGGAAAAGCTAACCAGGGTCGAACATCAATCATTGAAACAGAGAGACGTGTTGCTACTGCTGGTCTAGGCCTTCAAGGCAGCACATACAGTGTTGTGGGTGACAGTTACAAGGATTGTGTCAAAAAGATGATGTTTCACAGATACCAGGAGCTAGATGCACAGGAGAAGAATACAAAGAATTAA
- the LOC126995635 gene encoding RNA-binding protein 5-like isoform X3 has translation MEHLHGVVVSATSCESADLGLNLGWGSRSTAHPAVPIKLQGQGLGLTEMINAMAAQQHMYTAAAAYGSLEAAAYAQYPQYVTQGAYIASAPAPGGARGHGRSSLDPYDSYAAAAYEPEPPRHRERRDRDDRRRDRDRDRDRDRRDRDRDRRDRDRDRDRDRDRDRDRDRDRDRDRDRWRDDDRDRSPRRDRDHRDYRDYDHHRDHYEEERTDYKSQPPNNTIMVRGLAQHITENDIRADILACNLMPKDIRLVRKKESGASRGFAFVEFTTVHDATRWMEAKQGVLILQDVYRATLQYSIPKESSERQSKASQDWFCIRCGAHNFKRRDSCFKCSAPRHESEAGEEGSDEVCTYPTNTLLLRGLDVLSTEESVLQGIQHAGSDLPIRSVRIGRDPLTNTSRGVCYIELNSVLDSMQLHNKLAHSPPTIDNKQVTISYCKLNQNNGNNNNSGNNWSSQQQQQQYHQPAEYTAGADIKQLAEYSASLYAQTPEEHASYVQYYTMYYQQQAQAYQQNQQQQGSSNQSDSVNAAAAVAQSALQAMHQKSAASTASSAAAAAAAAAAAAAAAAAAAASQSTASTATTTTTTTTSEQTATTTTTTSTSSEGAQTQSGDYPTYPAPDVSTYQYDETSGYYYDPTTTLYYDASSQYYYNAESGQYLYWDAEKSTYLPAPIGEDGHMGKKGDKKEKERDKQDKVKVAKKIAKDMERWAKAQNKRNESSVGSKVALAEPAGGAKGEGGGTGAADAAFAVLLERRDRAALVEKQAQVFHMHMKKEAPPVLAGLKKSGLVAAYGGEGSDSEEEGASGLNNLAGDDRWEDKLVDYVKMACLLCKRQFPNKEALGRHVQLSDLHKTNLETMRKTRGSGEGGGAGLTSAQYRDRAKERRQKYGEPSVPAPNKLKERYIASREEVAASKYEEPTKQGIGSDNIGNKLLKKMGWTDGQGLGKANQGRTSIIETERRVATAGLGLQGSTYSVVGDSYKDCVKKMMFHRYQELDAQEKNTKN, from the exons CAcctccatggtgtagtggttagtgcGACTAGCTGTGAATCCGCAGACCTTGGTTTGAATCTGGGCTGGGGCAGTCGcagcacagcccacccagctgttcctaTCAAG CTACAGGGCCAGGGCCTTGGTCTTACTGAGATGATCAACGCCATGGCTGCCCAGCAACACATGTACACAGCGGCTGCAGCATATGGTAGTTTAGAGGCTGCAGCGTATGCCCAGTATCCACAGTATGTAACACAA GGTGCATACATTGCCTCAGCCCCAGCCCCAGGTGGTGCACGAGGCCATGGTCGCAGCAGCCTTGACCCCTACGATAGTTACGCTGCTGCTGCCTATGAACCTGAGCCCCCGCGCCACCGTGAACGCCGGGACAGGGATGACCGccgcagagacagagacagggataGGGACCGGGACAGGAGGGACAGGGACCGGGACCGCAGAGACAGGGATCGGGACCGAGATCGCGACAGGGACAGGGACCGTGACagggacagagatagagacagagaccgTGATCGCTGGAGGGATGATGACAGGGACCGCAGTCCTCGCCGAGACCGTGATCACAGGGATTACCGAGACTACGACCACCACCGAGACCA ctATGAAGAGGAACGAACAGATTATAAGTCACAACCTCCAAACAATACCATCATGGTGCGAGGACTGGCACAGCACATCACAGAAAATGAT ATACGAGCAGATATCTTAGCCTGTAACCTCATGCCAAAAGATATCCGACTCGTCAGGAAGAAAGAATCAG GTGCATCAAGAGGCTTTGCCTTCGTGGAGTTTACGACGGTACATGACGCCACACGGTGGATGGAAGCCAAACAG GGTGTCCTCATTCTGCAAGATGTGTATAGAGCAACACTGCAGTATTCGATTCCAAAGGAGTCATCGGAGAGACAGTCAAAAGCATCACAAGATTGGTTTTGTATCAGA TGTGGTGCTCACAATTTCAAGCGAAGAGATTCCTGCTTTAAATGCTCAGCTCCTCGACATGAGTCAGAAGCTGGAGAAGAGGGCAGTGATGAAGTATGCACCTACCCAACCAACA CACTACTACTCCGTGGACTGGATGTGCTGAGCACGGAGGAGAGTGTGTTACAAGGGATTCAGCATGCTGGCAGTGACCTGCCCATTCGGTCAGTGCGCATTGGCAGGGACCCGCTCACCAACACGTCCAGGGGAGTCTGCTACATTGAACTGAACTCTGTGCTTGACTCAATGCAGCTTCATAATAAGCTTGCTCATTCTCCCCCCACTATTGACAATAAACAG GTGACCATATCGTACTGCAAGCTGAACCagaataatggaaataataataattcag GCAATAATTGGTCaagccagcagcagcaacagcagtaccACCAACCAGCAGAATACACTGCAGGGGCTGACATTAAGCAGCTTGCAGAGTACAGTGCCTCCCTGTATGCACAGACTCCTGAGGAACATGCTTCCTATGTACAATACTACACTATGTACTACCAACAGCAGGCGCAG GCATACCAGCAAAACCAGCAGCAACAAGGGAGCTCTAACCAGTCAGACTCAGTCAATGCTGCAGCAGCTGTTGCTCAGTCTGCCTTACAAGCAATGCATCAGAAGTCAGCAGCCTCAACTGCATCAAGTGcagcggctgctgctgctgctgccgccgccgctgctgctgctgctgcagctgcTGCAGCTTCACAGAGTACTGCAAGcacagccaccactaccaccaccaccaccacctcagagcAGACAGCTACAACAACCACAACTACGTCCACAAGCTCTGAAGGTGCCCAAACACAGAGTGGGGATTATCCCACTTACC CTGCTCCTGATGTAAGCACTTATCAGTATGATGAAACGTCTGGCTACTACTATGACCCTACCACAACCCTCTACTATGATGCCAGCAGCCAGTACTACTACAATGCAGAATCTGGCCAGTACTTGTACTGGGATGCAGAAAAGTCCACCTACCTACCAGCTCCCATTGGTGAAGATGGTCATATGGGCaagaagggagacaagaaggagaaggaaagagataagcaaGACAAG GTCAAAGTAGCCAAGAAAATAGCCAAAGATATGGAGAGGTGGGCCAAAGCTcagaataaaaggaatgaaagttCTGTAGGCAGTAAAGTTGCTTTAGCTGAACCAGCAGGAGGAGctaagggtgaaggagggggcaCAGGAGCTGCTGATGCTGCCTTCGCTGTCTTACTGGAACGCAGGGATCGAGCTGCTCTAGTGGAAAAGCAAGCACAGGTGTTCCATATGCACATGAAGAAGGAAGCTCCCCCT GTGTTAGCTGGGCTGAAGAAGTCTGGCCTAGTAGCAGCCTACGGAGGTGAAGGTAGTGACAGCGAGGAAGAAGGTGCATCTGGTCTGAATAACCTTGCTGGGGATGACAGATGGGAAGACAAACTTGTTGACTATGTCAAGATGGCCTGTCTACTCTGCAAGCGACAGTTCCCTAATAAAGAAGCACTTGGCAG GCATGTCCAGCTGTCAGACCTTCACAAGACCAACCTTGAGACCATGAGAAAGACCAGGGGCTcaggagagggaggtggtgcaggcCTCACCTCAGCCCAGTACAGGGACAGAGCTAAAGAAAGGCGACAGAAATACGGTGAACCCAGTGTGCCAGCACCCAATAAACTGAAG GAGCGATACATTGCCTCAAGGGAAGAAGTGGCTGCCTCAAAGTATGAAGAACCAACCAAGCAAGGCATTGGTAGTGACAACATCGGTAATAAACTTCTTAAAAAGATGGGGTGGACTGACGGACAAGGTCTCGGAAAAGCTAACCAGGGTCGAACATCAATCATTGAAACAGAGAGACGTGTTGCTACTGCTGGTCTAGGCCTTCAAGGCAGCACATACAGTGTTGTGGGTGACAGTTACAAGGATTGTGTCAAAAAGATGATGTTTCACAGATACCAGGAGCTAGATGCACAGGAGAAGAATACAAAGAATTAA